Proteins found in one Pontibacter sp. SGAir0037 genomic segment:
- a CDS encoding ferritin-like domain-containing protein translates to MKLNNLNDLFLHELKDLYNAEHQITKALPKMMEQASSDKLRSAFEMHLEETKSQIERLEKVFDILGEKASGEKCKAMEGIIREASDMMSEDADPAVMDAALIASAQRVEHYEIAGYGTLCTFAKQLGIDGEAIGLLESILSEEKDTDMKLTQIAESSVNTKAEK, encoded by the coding sequence ATGAAACTTAACAATTTAAATGACCTTTTTCTTCATGAATTAAAGGATCTCTATAATGCAGAGCACCAAATCACAAAAGCACTTCCAAAAATGATGGAACAGGCTTCTTCTGATAAACTTCGTTCTGCTTTTGAGATGCATCTGGAGGAAACAAAATCACAGATTGAGCGCTTAGAGAAGGTGTTCGACATACTGGGAGAAAAAGCATCCGGCGAAAAGTGTAAAGCCATGGAAGGCATTATTCGTGAAGCCAGCGATATGATGAGCGAAGATGCTGACCCTGCTGTAATGGATGCGGCGCTGATAGCTTCGGCACAACGTGTTGAGCATTACGAAATCGCCGGTTATGGTACGCTTTGCACTTTTGCGAAGCAGTTAGGGATTGATGGTGAAGCCATTGGTTTGCTGGAGTCTATTCTAAGCGAAGAAAAAGACACAGACATGAAACTGACTCAGATTGCAGAGTCTTCTGTAAACACGAAGGCAGAAAAATAA
- a CDS encoding cyanophycinase — protein MREPKGKLIAVGGNEDKGTYPNPKSKNKYYLDFFELGILKRFLNEIPSSDPVIEVITTASMIPEEVGERYAEAFAILGAQHIHMMHIRNEADAASSEYLNRIRKADAVMFSGGNQSRLTRIFGDTEFLDILKNRYWHEEFVIAGTSAGAMAMSEVMIKGGSSTESLLRGSVKIGEGLNFIDEVIIDSHFIARGRFGRLMESVVMHPKTIGIGLGEDTGVLISKGHIIETIGSNLVVIVDGHSVGYTNIKDVEVGKPVAIENMVMHVLAKGNIYNIETREFFKDEEAMLRGDSRSES, from the coding sequence GTGAGAGAACCAAAAGGAAAACTAATAGCTGTTGGCGGAAATGAAGACAAAGGAACTTACCCAAACCCGAAGTCCAAAAATAAGTATTACCTCGATTTTTTTGAACTTGGCATTCTCAAGCGATTTTTAAATGAAATACCTTCTTCGGATCCTGTTATAGAAGTAATTACCACAGCCTCTATGATTCCGGAAGAAGTAGGTGAACGGTATGCAGAGGCCTTTGCCATACTGGGTGCACAACACATTCACATGATGCACATCCGGAACGAAGCAGATGCAGCCAGTTCGGAGTACCTGAACCGGATCAGGAAGGCAGATGCGGTTATGTTTAGCGGAGGCAACCAATCGAGGCTCACCCGAATTTTTGGTGATACAGAATTTCTGGATATCCTGAAAAACCGCTATTGGCACGAAGAGTTTGTAATAGCAGGAACCAGTGCAGGCGCTATGGCCATGTCAGAGGTGATGATCAAGGGTGGCAGCTCTACTGAGTCGCTGTTACGAGGCTCTGTTAAAATTGGGGAAGGCTTGAATTTTATTGATGAAGTAATCATCGATTCTCATTTTATTGCCCGGGGCCGGTTCGGCAGATTAATGGAATCGGTGGTAATGCACCCGAAAACCATTGGCATCGGTTTGGGAGAAGACACCGGAGTACTCATCAGTAAAGGGCATATTATTGAAACAATTGGTTCTAACCTAGTTGTAATTGTAGATGGACACAGTGTTGGCTATACCAATATTAAGGATGTTGAGGTTGGCAAACCGGTTGCGATCGAAAACATGGTGATGCATGTTCTTGCCAAAGGCAACATCTATAATATAGAGACGCGGGAATTCTTTAAGGACGAAGAAGCCATGCTTCGCGGCGATAGCAGATCTGAAAGTTAA
- a CDS encoding helix-turn-helix domain-containing protein, whose protein sequence is MEELQRLILLGENDRVDFKQRVTQPEKIARTMVSFANTKGGIILIGVKDNGRISGVDPEEEKHTLELAANFYCDPPVAMLYEEEEVDGATVLKVIIPESRYKPHFAKVKDDDWRGYVRVKDTSVQTSKMVNKALEVEEERAELLPLDRLENAAIEYLQTNPRLTLRQYMKLVNISQRRAYRILVKLVIHGYLRLHDKEKEEFYTLS, encoded by the coding sequence ATGGAAGAACTGCAGCGCCTTATATTGCTTGGAGAGAACGATAGGGTAGATTTTAAGCAGCGCGTTACACAACCCGAAAAAATAGCCAGAACAATGGTTTCTTTCGCCAATACAAAAGGCGGAATTATCCTGATCGGGGTAAAAGACAATGGCCGCATCAGCGGTGTAGATCCCGAAGAAGAAAAGCATACCCTGGAGCTGGCGGCTAATTTCTACTGCGATCCGCCAGTGGCTATGCTGTACGAAGAGGAAGAAGTAGATGGGGCTACGGTGTTAAAAGTGATTATCCCGGAAAGCAGGTATAAACCACATTTTGCAAAAGTAAAAGACGACGACTGGCGTGGCTATGTGCGGGTAAAGGATACCAGTGTGCAGACGAGTAAAATGGTAAATAAGGCGCTGGAAGTGGAGGAGGAGCGGGCAGAATTGCTGCCCCTGGACAGGCTTGAGAACGCTGCCATTGAATACCTGCAAACGAATCCCCGCCTCACACTCCGGCAATATATGAAACTAGTGAATATTTCCCAGCGCAGAGCCTATCGCATTTTGGTAAAGCTGGTGATACATGGTTATCTACGCCTGCACGATAAAGAAAAAGAAGAATTTTATACGTTGAGCTGA
- a CDS encoding DUF3127 domain-containing protein: MSFDIQGKLYESFEEQQVSDKFRKREFVLEIPDGSYTQYVKFQLTQDKCSLLDQYKAGDEVKVTFNLTGKPFVKNGTTMYFTNLQAWRIESASNQFGAPAGAPAQAEAAPSFYSSDADNDLPF, from the coding sequence ATGTCGTTTGATATCCAAGGAAAGCTGTACGAATCTTTTGAGGAGCAACAAGTTAGTGATAAGTTCAGAAAGCGCGAATTTGTGCTGGAGATTCCTGACGGTTCTTATACTCAGTATGTTAAGTTTCAGCTAACGCAGGACAAGTGCAGCCTTCTTGACCAGTACAAAGCAGGTGACGAAGTAAAAGTAACATTTAATTTAACAGGCAAGCCATTCGTGAAAAATGGTACTACCATGTACTTCACTAACTTACAGGCATGGCGTATCGAGAGTGCCTCTAACCAGTTTGGCGCACCGGCCGGAGCACCTGCTCAGGCAGAAGCAGCCCCATCTTTCTATAGCAGCGATGCAGACAATGATCTGCCATTCTAA
- a CDS encoding isoaspartyl peptidase/L-asparaginase family protein, with protein MNKFSIAIHGGAGTITPSSMTPDKEKAYKKALTDALSAGYTILAGGGDALDAVQQAVQLLEDCPLFNAGKGSVFTKEGKHEMDASIMCGKTLEAGAVAGVYNIKNPVKLARAIITHSDHVFLSGHGAEEFARKHRIAFEPEEYFFDALRYDQWREVRDSDRFMLDHTVEPETGEGKKFGTVGAVALDVKGNLAAATSTGGMTNKNFNRIGDTPVIGAGTYANNATCAVSCTGHGEYFIRAVVAYDVSCLMEYKGYSLQQACEHVVSDKLVKFGGEGGLIAIDTTGAVALPFNSAGMYRGYRKNNEEAVVAIYKA; from the coding sequence ATGAATAAATTTTCTATTGCCATACATGGAGGAGCAGGCACAATTACTCCTTCCTCTATGACGCCAGATAAAGAAAAAGCATATAAAAAAGCGTTGACTGATGCCCTGAGTGCTGGTTATACTATACTGGCAGGAGGTGGCGATGCGCTGGATGCAGTGCAACAGGCGGTACAGCTACTAGAAGATTGTCCGCTCTTTAATGCAGGCAAAGGCTCTGTGTTTACCAAAGAAGGCAAGCACGAAATGGATGCCTCTATCATGTGTGGCAAAACGCTTGAAGCCGGTGCCGTGGCAGGTGTTTACAATATCAAGAACCCTGTTAAACTGGCCAGAGCCATTATTACGCACTCCGATCATGTGTTTTTAAGCGGACACGGGGCGGAAGAATTCGCCAGGAAGCACCGTATTGCCTTTGAGCCGGAAGAGTATTTTTTTGATGCCTTGCGTTACGACCAATGGCGGGAAGTCCGTGATTCTGACAGGTTCATGCTAGACCATACCGTGGAACCGGAAACCGGAGAAGGTAAAAAGTTCGGAACAGTCGGAGCAGTAGCCCTCGATGTAAAGGGTAATCTGGCAGCTGCTACCTCAACCGGCGGCATGACGAACAAAAACTTCAATCGTATTGGAGATACTCCGGTTATAGGTGCCGGTACGTATGCCAACAATGCCACCTGCGCTGTTTCCTGCACCGGCCACGGCGAATATTTTATTCGGGCGGTAGTTGCCTACGACGTTTCCTGCCTGATGGAATACAAAGGGTATAGCCTGCAGCAGGCCTGTGAACATGTAGTAAGCGACAAACTGGTAAAATTTGGTGGAGAAGGCGGTTTAATTGCCATAGATACCACAGGCGCTGTTGCCTTACCTTTCAATTCGGCAGGCATGTACCGTGGCTACAGAAAAAACAATGAAGAAGCAGTTGTGGCTATCTACAAAGCCTGA
- a CDS encoding cyclase family protein encodes MFEIIDLSQEIFSGMPVYKGLPEVKITMHSSHEEWEGITNSDIVSPSVNRLELGEHTGTHVDALNHMGRQNRGQSIETMPLSMFYTEGICLDFSHKGIRELIEPSEIEEACIKAGEEIKKGDTILLYTDHYRKAFGEENWINGPGVSPAAARWLGNQHIAAFGVETMSPGVSGLGNKEVHAICGELGFTHYENMINLHLLVGRGRFRFIGLPLKIRGGTGSPVRAVAVFER; translated from the coding sequence ATGTTCGAAATAATAGACCTGAGCCAGGAGATATTTTCCGGAATGCCTGTTTATAAGGGGCTACCGGAAGTAAAAATAACAATGCACAGCTCGCACGAAGAGTGGGAGGGAATTACAAACTCTGATATTGTTTCGCCAAGTGTAAACAGGCTGGAACTGGGGGAGCATACAGGTACGCATGTGGATGCTCTAAACCACATGGGCCGTCAAAACAGGGGGCAATCTATCGAAACTATGCCGCTTTCTATGTTTTATACAGAAGGTATCTGCCTCGACTTTTCACACAAAGGCATCAGAGAATTAATAGAACCATCTGAAATAGAAGAAGCCTGTATAAAAGCTGGCGAAGAGATAAAGAAGGGTGATACGATTCTGCTATATACCGACCATTACCGAAAGGCGTTTGGGGAGGAAAATTGGATCAACGGTCCAGGTGTAAGTCCTGCGGCAGCGCGCTGGTTAGGCAATCAACATATCGCTGCCTTTGGAGTGGAAACCATGTCGCCCGGCGTTTCCGGACTAGGTAATAAAGAAGTGCATGCAATCTGTGGCGAACTTGGTTTTACCCACTATGAAAACATGATCAACCTGCACCTTCTGGTAGGGCGCGGTCGGTTTCGCTTTATCGGCCTGCCTTTAAAAATCAGAGGAGGTACAGGTTCTCCCGTAAGAGCAGTGGCTGTATTTGAGAGGTAA
- a CDS encoding phosphotransferase, producing MNIFPVTESTLSASHLGQLLQNNYHLSSGAVCKLIRTGMNHLYLVTDGGNRYVFRVYTFDWRTREEISEEVRLLHYLKQQHLSVSYPIADARGEYLQAIQAPEGLRFGVLFSFAEGKKNAKFSQQLSYLIGVAMAGIHQATKDYNLNRVSYTSKTLLTDAYQTTAAFFGAGSEEMAFVEKLTAYLVGEAEKVEQEQVRKGAVHLDMWFDNMHFEGESRVTIFDFDFCGNGLLCYDISYFLFQLYHTNLDEAAYELKAESFLSGYESVVQLSNEERRLLPTACLSVMLFFLSMQCKKFDTWSNIFLNEDHLKRFIGSLKKWIAFHQLEVV from the coding sequence ATGAATATATTTCCGGTAACCGAATCGACACTCTCGGCATCTCATCTCGGGCAACTGCTGCAAAACAACTATCACCTCAGTTCCGGTGCTGTATGTAAACTGATCAGAACCGGAATGAATCACCTGTACCTGGTGACCGACGGAGGCAACAGGTATGTTTTTAGAGTATATACATTTGATTGGCGTACCAGAGAAGAGATATCGGAAGAAGTACGTCTGTTGCACTACCTCAAACAGCAACACCTTTCTGTTTCTTATCCGATTGCCGATGCCAGAGGAGAGTACCTTCAGGCAATACAGGCACCTGAAGGCTTAAGGTTTGGAGTACTCTTTTCGTTCGCAGAAGGTAAAAAGAATGCAAAGTTTAGCCAGCAGCTAAGCTACCTGATTGGAGTTGCCATGGCGGGTATACATCAGGCTACAAAAGACTATAACCTAAATCGGGTTAGCTACACTTCCAAAACTTTACTTACCGATGCATACCAGACTACAGCAGCTTTCTTTGGTGCTGGTTCAGAAGAGATGGCTTTTGTGGAGAAACTGACAGCTTACCTGGTCGGGGAAGCTGAAAAGGTAGAGCAGGAGCAGGTGAGGAAGGGTGCTGTGCACCTGGACATGTGGTTCGATAACATGCACTTTGAGGGTGAAAGCAGGGTTACCATTTTTGACTTCGACTTTTGCGGGAATGGCCTGCTGTGTTACGATATCTCCTATTTCTTATTTCAACTCTACCATACAAACCTGGACGAAGCAGCCTATGAACTTAAAGCAGAAAGCTTCCTGAGCGGGTATGAATCTGTGGTGCAGCTATCTAACGAAGAAAGGCGGCTTTTGCCTACGGCCTGCCTGAGTGTGATGCTCTTTTTCCTGAGTATGCAGTGTAAAAAGTTTGATACCTGGTCGAATATTTTTCTGAATGAAGATCATCTGAAAAGATTTATCGGCTCTTTGAAAAAGTGGATAGCTTTCCATCAGCTGGAGGTTGTATAA